In a single window of the Streptomyces sp. HUAS ZL42 genome:
- a CDS encoding abortive phage infection protein translates to MTYRSVVYEVGEGDTPATGWSAERARRDMLAIRNDLCADSVKVTGDGVERLTRTAAEAAEHGLNVWLEPTLGDVPEREILDHLGETGRFAERLRRQGADVHFSVGCEFLLFLPGIVPGDDVFEKIENLIAGNFDPVYAARRVHDFTARAVTLARSAFHGPLTYAAAEDEEVDWDLFDIVGLDYYGYHRSRSAYIRDLKRHLRPGKPLSIQEFGCCTFVGAPQQGGMGWNVVDHRANPPQIKGNLVRSERTQAAYVTDVLASFEAMSLYAAHAFTFVSPDSPHRPDDPRHDLDMASYALVKPIEHRSGPCHDWHWEPKAAFHALAGAYRRVACERVGKH, encoded by the coding sequence ATGACCTACCGCAGCGTCGTCTACGAAGTCGGCGAAGGCGACACCCCCGCCACCGGCTGGAGCGCCGAGCGTGCCCGGCGCGACATGCTCGCCATCCGCAACGACCTGTGCGCCGACTCCGTCAAGGTCACGGGTGACGGTGTCGAGCGGCTCACACGCACCGCGGCCGAGGCCGCCGAGCACGGGCTCAACGTGTGGCTGGAGCCGACGCTCGGTGACGTACCGGAGCGGGAGATCCTCGACCACCTCGGCGAGACGGGGCGCTTCGCCGAGCGGCTCCGACGCCAGGGCGCAGACGTGCACTTCAGCGTGGGCTGCGAGTTCCTGCTCTTCCTGCCCGGCATCGTGCCCGGCGACGACGTCTTCGAGAAGATCGAGAACCTGATCGCCGGCAACTTCGATCCGGTGTACGCGGCCCGTCGCGTCCACGACTTCACGGCGCGGGCGGTCACCCTTGCCCGGTCCGCGTTCCACGGCCCACTGACGTACGCTGCCGCCGAAGACGAGGAGGTCGACTGGGACCTCTTCGACATCGTCGGCCTCGACTACTACGGGTATCACCGGAGCCGGTCTGCCTACATCCGGGATCTCAAGCGTCATCTACGGCCCGGAAAACCGCTGTCCATCCAGGAGTTCGGCTGCTGCACCTTCGTGGGCGCGCCCCAGCAGGGCGGCATGGGCTGGAACGTGGTCGACCATCGGGCCAACCCTCCGCAGATCAAGGGGAACCTGGTCCGCAGCGAACGCACCCAGGCCGCGTACGTCACCGACGTACTTGCCTCCTTCGAGGCCATGAGCCTGTACGCCGCCCACGCCTTCACCTTCGTCTCCCCGGACTCACCGCACCGCCCGGACGATCCCCGTCACGACCTCGACATGGCCAGCTACGCCCTCGTGAAGCCGATCGAGCACCGCTCCGGCCCCTGCCACGACTGGCATTGGGAACCCAAGGCCGCCTTCCATGCACTGGCCGGGGCATACCGCCGGGTGGCCTGCGAGCGGGTTGGAAAGCACTGA
- a CDS encoding MFS transporter — MATTTKIQPRALVRASGGPRYAVALAVDALGTGLLRPFLLLYGLTVLRLSASATGIAMTVGVVVGLVCMPAVGRWLDRGARSTVVAASMLVRVLGVALLLAAPAGHVWLFATAALFLGIGNQAWPAAHAALVATVAHGRERDAALAGGRALRNAGLGAGALVATACLAGGTTALQALAAVTGLAYLAAAGLAWSVNLHTYPAAAPARDRADGPAPRMGGLLAANVVYVFCLNVPEIALPLVLVTQLHASPVWSAAIFVANTVLVVTLQVPVTVLMSRFSRRTVLALAGVVLAASYLGFLAATSLGHGWSAPAVATVSVVCTVGEIIYAGSATALVTALAPAHVLGRALARFQLSTGFGLAVSPAVITALASHGSAALWGSLSVATLLSASAVATEKDQGMRLNGCCRRARAGS; from the coding sequence ATGGCAACCACCACCAAGATCCAGCCGCGCGCCCTCGTCCGTGCCTCCGGAGGCCCCCGCTATGCCGTCGCCCTGGCCGTGGACGCGCTCGGCACCGGCTTGCTGCGGCCCTTTCTGCTGCTCTACGGGTTGACGGTGCTGAGGCTGTCCGCGTCGGCCACCGGCATCGCCATGACGGTCGGCGTCGTCGTGGGTCTGGTGTGCATGCCCGCTGTCGGCCGATGGCTGGACCGGGGCGCACGCAGCACGGTCGTGGCAGCGTCGATGCTGGTGCGGGTGCTGGGCGTGGCGCTGCTGCTGGCCGCCCCGGCAGGGCACGTCTGGCTGTTCGCGACGGCGGCACTGTTCCTCGGCATCGGAAACCAGGCATGGCCGGCCGCCCATGCAGCCCTCGTGGCCACGGTCGCCCACGGCCGCGAACGCGACGCCGCTCTCGCGGGAGGCCGCGCCCTGCGCAACGCCGGCCTGGGCGCGGGCGCCCTCGTCGCCACCGCGTGCCTGGCGGGCGGCACCACCGCGTTGCAGGCGCTGGCAGCCGTCACCGGGCTCGCCTATCTCGCTGCGGCAGGCTTGGCATGGTCGGTCAACCTGCACACGTATCCGGCTGCTGCTCCGGCCAGGGACAGGGCCGACGGGCCCGCACCTCGGATGGGCGGGCTGCTGGCCGCCAACGTGGTCTACGTCTTCTGCCTCAACGTCCCCGAAATCGCGCTCCCCCTGGTCCTGGTGACACAGTTGCACGCCTCCCCGGTGTGGTCGGCAGCCATCTTCGTGGCGAACACTGTGCTGGTGGTCACCCTGCAGGTTCCGGTCACCGTCCTGATGTCCCGCTTCTCCCGGCGGACCGTGCTGGCTCTCGCCGGCGTGGTACTTGCCGCGTCCTACCTCGGCTTCCTCGCGGCCACCTCACTGGGACACGGCTGGAGTGCCCCGGCCGTCGCCACGGTGTCCGTGGTCTGCACCGTCGGCGAGATCATCTACGCCGGCAGCGCCACCGCGCTCGTCACCGCCCTCGCCCCGGCGCATGTCCTGGGACGCGCCCTCGCCCGTTTCCAGCTCTCCACGGGCTTCGGCCTCGCCGTCTCCCCGGCGGTCATCACCGCTCTCGCCTCCCACGGCTCGGCCGCCCTCTGGGGCAGCCTCTCCGTGGCGACGCTCCTGTCCGCCTCGGCCGTTGCCACCGAGAAGGATCAAGGAATGAGGCTCAACGGTTGCTGCCGCCGGGCGCGCGCAGGCTCGTGA
- a CDS encoding DUF5937 family protein, translating to MTLRIDIGGLPSGRLRFAASPLAELTAMLHVLAEPGHHPQLAGWAGDVWVGLRPELAERLREAEFLWRSSRADFLVPARPRPTLAEELDDVDRIDDETYVTAALITTCGSNRVHFSAPSPLADATARERALDLAQARGALQEAFAERLLADPAGVRARVRDTLEQCAEAFFDAAWTGVAVQLATDLRLKNDLLKRQGIGAALASVSGAVTLAPDGNCIIVDKLQDNATAAHGTGVTFLPSVFGRPHLVVVHAPGWQPVVQYPVAEASPSEPVSLETVTLRLEALAHPVRLRLLRTLARGPHTTGELAHAWELSPPEVSRHLAVLRRAGLLTARRQGRYVRYTLNLSDLTALGADLLAAVLR from the coding sequence ATGACGTTGAGGATCGACATCGGCGGCCTGCCGTCCGGGCGACTGCGGTTCGCCGCCTCCCCGCTGGCCGAGCTGACCGCGATGCTGCACGTGCTGGCCGAACCCGGGCATCACCCGCAGCTCGCCGGCTGGGCCGGGGACGTCTGGGTTGGGCTGCGACCGGAGCTGGCCGAGCGGCTCAGGGAGGCGGAGTTCCTCTGGCGTTCCTCACGAGCCGACTTCCTGGTCCCCGCTCGTCCCCGGCCGACGCTCGCCGAGGAGTTGGACGATGTGGACCGGATCGACGATGAAACCTATGTGACCGCCGCGCTCATCACCACGTGCGGCAGCAACCGGGTCCACTTCTCCGCGCCGTCGCCGCTCGCCGACGCGACGGCACGCGAGCGGGCCCTGGACCTGGCCCAGGCCCGCGGCGCGCTCCAAGAGGCCTTCGCGGAACGGCTGCTCGCGGACCCGGCCGGCGTGCGGGCGCGGGTGCGTGACACCCTCGAACAGTGCGCCGAGGCCTTCTTCGACGCCGCCTGGACGGGCGTCGCCGTGCAGCTCGCCACCGACCTGCGGCTGAAGAACGACCTGTTGAAGCGCCAGGGCATCGGGGCGGCACTCGCGTCCGTCTCCGGCGCCGTCACCCTGGCGCCGGACGGCAACTGCATCATCGTGGACAAGCTGCAGGACAATGCGACCGCCGCCCACGGTACCGGGGTCACCTTCCTCCCCAGCGTCTTCGGCCGCCCGCACCTGGTGGTGGTCCACGCGCCCGGGTGGCAGCCGGTGGTGCAGTACCCCGTGGCCGAGGCGAGTCCGTCGGAGCCGGTATCGCTGGAAACGGTCACGCTACGGCTGGAGGCACTCGCGCATCCGGTACGTCTGCGACTGCTGCGCACCCTGGCCCGCGGCCCGCACACCACCGGTGAGCTGGCCCACGCCTGGGAACTCTCACCCCCGGAGGTTTCCCGCCACCTCGCTGTCCTGCGCCGCGCGGGCCTGCTCACGGCCCGGCGGCAGGGTCGTTACGTCCGTTACACCCTCAATCTGTCCGATCTGACGGCGCTGGGGGCCGACCTGCTGGCGGCCGTACTGCGCTGA
- a CDS encoding ricin-type beta-trefoil lectin domain protein: MRLTPPPFLRRPERYRRGRLRSALLACALTLPVAPLAVTAVATPAAALDNGLAKTPPMGWNNYNAYGNNPTEALIKQTAQAMHDNGMQAAGYEYVNIDDAWMASSRDANGNLVPDPVRFPNGIKAVADYVHSLGMKLGIYEDGGTQTCAGLPGSLGHETQDANLFASWGVDLLKYDNCNNNGISSQTRYTTMSNALKATGRPILFSICNWGTENVWTWGSNVGNMWRTTGDVADTYASFLSNFHSNVNLAAYAGPGGWNDPDMLETGNGGMTTTEYQSQFSLWAEMAAPLISGSKIIGASSQTLSILTNKAVIAVDQDSLGKQGTMVSSSGGLDVMSKPLANGDVSVVLFNETNSTATITTSASAVGKTGASSYTLTNLWTGATSTTTGTISASVPAHGTVMYRVAGGTSTGTTTGPIHAIGSGKCLDVPGFSQTNGTQMVIWDCNGGTNQTWTSTSTKQLTVYGGTKCLDAAGTAAGAKVEIWDCNGGTNQQWNLNSNGTITGVQSGLCLDVTGASTASGALVELWDCNGGSNQQWHLG; this comes from the coding sequence ATGCGACTGACCCCACCACCGTTCCTGCGACGCCCGGAACGGTACAGACGCGGCAGGCTGCGCTCGGCGCTCCTGGCCTGTGCTCTGACCCTGCCCGTCGCTCCGCTGGCCGTCACCGCAGTCGCGACGCCGGCCGCGGCGCTGGACAACGGCCTGGCCAAGACCCCGCCGATGGGCTGGAACAACTACAACGCCTACGGCAACAACCCCACCGAGGCGCTGATCAAGCAGACGGCGCAGGCGATGCACGACAACGGCATGCAGGCGGCCGGGTACGAGTACGTCAACATCGACGACGCGTGGATGGCGTCGAGCCGTGACGCCAACGGCAACCTGGTGCCCGACCCGGTGCGGTTCCCCAATGGAATCAAGGCCGTCGCCGACTACGTGCACTCGCTCGGCATGAAGCTCGGCATCTACGAGGACGGCGGCACCCAGACCTGCGCCGGCCTGCCCGGCAGCCTCGGGCACGAGACGCAGGACGCGAACCTGTTCGCCTCCTGGGGTGTCGACCTGCTCAAGTACGACAACTGCAACAACAACGGGATCAGTTCCCAGACCCGATACACCACGATGAGCAACGCGCTCAAGGCCACCGGGCGCCCGATCCTGTTCAGCATCTGCAACTGGGGCACGGAGAACGTGTGGACCTGGGGTTCGAACGTCGGCAACATGTGGCGCACCACCGGTGACGTCGCCGACACCTACGCCAGCTTCCTGTCGAACTTCCACAGCAACGTGAACCTGGCCGCGTACGCCGGGCCCGGGGGCTGGAACGACCCCGACATGCTGGAGACCGGCAACGGCGGCATGACCACAACCGAGTACCAGAGCCAGTTCAGCCTGTGGGCCGAGATGGCCGCGCCCCTGATCTCCGGCAGCAAGATCATCGGTGCGAGCTCGCAGACCCTGTCGATCCTGACCAACAAAGCGGTCATCGCAGTCGACCAGGACTCCCTCGGCAAGCAGGGCACCATGGTCTCCTCCTCGGGCGGCCTGGACGTGATGTCCAAGCCGCTCGCCAACGGCGACGTGTCGGTCGTGCTGTTCAACGAGACCAACTCCACCGCGACCATCACCACCAGCGCTTCGGCCGTCGGCAAGACCGGTGCCTCCAGCTACACGCTCACCAACCTGTGGACCGGCGCGACGTCCACCACCACCGGCACCATCAGCGCAAGTGTGCCTGCGCACGGCACGGTGATGTACCGGGTCGCGGGCGGCACCAGCACCGGGACCACCACAGGTCCGATCCACGCCATCGGTTCGGGCAAGTGCCTGGACGTGCCCGGCTTTTCGCAGACCAACGGCACCCAGATGGTGATCTGGGACTGCAACGGCGGCACGAACCAGACCTGGACCAGCACGTCGACCAAGCAGCTCACCGTCTACGGCGGTACGAAGTGCCTCGACGCGGCAGGCACGGCGGCCGGAGCCAAAGTCGAGATATGGGACTGCAACGGCGGCACCAACCAGCAGTGGAACCTCAACTCCAACGGCACCATCACCGGCGTCCAGTCAGGCCTGTGCCTGGACGTGACCGGCGCGTCCACCGCCAGCGGCGCACTGGTCGAACTGTGGGACTGCAACGGCGGCAGCAACCAGCAGTGGCACCTCGGCTGA
- a CDS encoding RICIN domain-containing protein — protein MQSGLCLDVTGASVASGALIELWTCNGGSNQQWQLG, from the coding sequence GTGCAATCAGGCCTGTGCCTGGATGTGACCGGAGCCTCCGTCGCCAGCGGTGCCCTGATCGAACTGTGGACCTGCAACGGCGGCAGCAACCAGCAATGGCAACTCGGCTGA
- a CDS encoding RICIN domain-containing protein, protein MPAASTTPGKQLEIRDCNGGANQIFTWTSSGRRTVYSGASQLCLDAYNNQTAPGREGSDPDVPGVPTNSGASTPTAPSPACNQACAWM, encoded by the coding sequence ATGCCGGCTGCTTCGACCACGCCGGGCAAGCAGTTGGAGATCCGGGACTGCAACGGCGGTGCCAATCAGATCTTCACGTGGACGTCCTCGGGTCGGCGGACGGTGTACTCCGGTGCCAGTCAGCTGTGCCTGGACGCATACAACAACCAGACGGCCCCGGGCCGCGAAGGTTCAGACCCGGACGTGCCGGGGGTGCCAACCAACAGTGGAGCTTCAACTCCAACGGCACCATCACCGGCGTGCAATCAGGCCTGTGCCTGGATGTGA
- a CDS encoding ricin-type beta-trefoil lectin domain protein — MRKSWIVPLITLVTAALGGTAAGVTPASAASNTPLRVMPLGDSITWGVGSSTGNGYRGPLWNELAADGHPLDFVGTVRNGSMSDPDNEGHSGYRIDQIAALADASLTRYRPNVVTLHIGTNDLQGASEVDTAIARLRSLVNQITADVPDATVLVASLVVSTSGSEEQFRGAYNQATRQIVSDAQAAGKHVAYVDMSSLTTADLADPLHPNDSGYQKMADAFHRGVQSADSAGWLRNPAPAPARVESGIAGKCMDVNGAGTADGTAVQIWSCHGGANQLWSLYTDGTLRSMGKCLDAAGGNTANGTKVQIWSCHGGANQVWQPYNGGYRNPASGRCLDDPGSSTTDGTQLVLWDCNGGANQKWTTLTAG, encoded by the coding sequence ATGAGAAAGTCTTGGATCGTACCCCTGATCACGCTTGTCACTGCCGCGCTCGGGGGGACGGCGGCAGGTGTGACCCCTGCCTCCGCCGCCTCCAACACGCCCTTGCGGGTCATGCCGTTGGGCGACTCGATAACCTGGGGTGTGGGAAGCAGCACGGGCAACGGCTACCGGGGTCCGTTGTGGAACGAGCTTGCGGCGGACGGCCATCCGCTGGACTTCGTCGGCACGGTGCGGAACGGTTCGATGTCCGACCCCGACAACGAAGGCCACTCCGGATACCGCATCGACCAGATCGCCGCACTCGCCGACGCCTCGCTGACCCGCTACCGGCCCAACGTCGTGACACTGCACATCGGTACCAACGACCTCCAAGGGGCCTCCGAGGTCGACACCGCCATCGCCCGGCTGAGGTCGCTGGTCAACCAGATCACCGCCGACGTCCCCGACGCAACCGTCCTCGTGGCCTCCCTGGTCGTGTCCACCAGCGGCTCGGAGGAGCAGTTCCGGGGCGCGTACAACCAGGCCACCCGGCAAATCGTCAGCGACGCACAGGCCGCGGGCAAACACGTCGCATACGTCGACATGAGCAGCCTGACCACGGCCGACCTGGCCGACCCCCTGCATCCCAACGACTCGGGCTACCAGAAGATGGCCGACGCCTTCCACCGTGGTGTCCAGTCCGCGGACAGCGCAGGGTGGTTGAGGAACCCCGCCCCCGCACCTGCACGCGTGGAGTCCGGCATTGCCGGCAAGTGCATGGATGTCAATGGCGCCGGCACCGCCGACGGGACCGCCGTCCAGATCTGGAGCTGCCACGGCGGTGCCAACCAGCTCTGGTCGCTCTACACCGACGGCACCTTGCGCTCCATGGGCAAGTGCCTCGACGCCGCCGGCGGCAACACCGCCAACGGCACCAAGGTGCAGATCTGGTCCTGCCACGGCGGCGCCAACCAGGTCTGGCAGCCCTACAACGGCGGCTACCGCAACCCCGCCTCCGGCCGCTGCCTCGACGATCCGGGCTCCTCCACGACCGACGGCACACAGCTCGTGCTGTGGGACTGCAACGGCGGCGCCAACCAGAAGTGGACCACTCTGACCGCCGGATGA
- a CDS encoding RICIN domain-containing protein — MSKTVASAADAVADITPGSSLAVGGFGLSGIPDRLIRALADQGADDLEVFSKDIGVCAVDHSIDRRRFLTAAALTTRAAALPGGFLSGRAAAAVPPQITLPDRGIYDTSPASSWTDGFLTGNGEYGAILHGAATLEKVVFNHHRLVLPNGTRTVKPPVISGRLEGVRDKALAGDYSGANSDFASGWSLRWTQSYHPAYELRIDTPGMTTVDNYGRVSDFRTGEVSSSWTDQYGTWTRRAFVSRADNVIVHELIPAPGRTVDTTLSVNTALDGVPTSVGFTTRATMSNGSGYLNLRGTYPSNRGAFGYEGVTRVVASGSNASVSVSGSTIVVARATRVILLTKLDRYESSTAWNSEPLHAQLAALGTDYATLRSAHTALHTELYDRSRLDLNLSDADRKLSVSELIARQNADRSVIDLALLERLYDSGRYLFISSSGVLPPRLTGIWTGAWNGAWADDFTTDANVNLQVAGGNILDTTDVMEGHFNLILDQLDDWRTNATNLYGARGFLAPSRTDGEYGHMLHFNNGSFPGHCWTGGADWLLYPLLEYYEVTGDQAFLRDRLGPALMELALFYEDFLTRTDSNGKTVFVPSFSMENSPGNTGVCLSINATGDIMAGKHALQAAIDAAGALGVEQGSGQGVARWTALLAKLPDYRVNSDGALAEWSWPTLTDRYNHRHIQHLYGAWPLHEINPEEEPSLVRPALKALEKRGDQNISAHGSLHRALAGARLKDGGKVYSNLKKIIGNNMIFKSLMTSHNPNLDIYNADAANALPGVLAEALIYSRPGVLEILPALPDQLVKGSLTGVRARGRIRIHTFSWDLSARTATLSVTSAVNQDVTLISRRGMTSVNTSATVASSLLGTHARKVSLVAGQRTDITVSLLSGWFRLVNRRSGKVLDVAGASTADGGKIVQYTSSDALNQQWRFLPDADGSFRLAARHSGKVLDSPGGSAQGAQLIQWHDTGADNQWWKLVDAGGGYCRLVDLRTGWCADVEGGSTADNARVIQWPTGTGTNQQWQLDPL; from the coding sequence ATGAGCAAGACGGTGGCCTCGGCCGCCGACGCGGTCGCCGACATCACGCCGGGCAGCTCTCTCGCCGTGGGCGGGTTCGGGCTCTCCGGGATCCCGGACCGCCTGATCCGGGCACTGGCCGACCAGGGCGCCGACGACCTGGAGGTCTTCTCCAAAGACATAGGAGTTTGCGCAGTGGACCATTCCATCGACCGCCGACGGTTCCTGACGGCCGCCGCGCTGACCACCAGGGCGGCCGCCCTCCCCGGCGGATTCCTCTCGGGCAGGGCCGCGGCCGCCGTCCCACCGCAGATCACCCTCCCCGACCGCGGAATCTACGACACCTCCCCCGCCTCCTCCTGGACCGACGGCTTCCTCACCGGCAACGGCGAGTACGGAGCCATCCTCCACGGGGCGGCCACGCTGGAGAAGGTGGTCTTCAACCACCACCGTCTGGTGCTGCCGAACGGCACCCGCACCGTGAAGCCCCCCGTGATATCCGGCCGTCTGGAGGGCGTACGCGACAAGGCGCTCGCCGGGGACTACTCCGGCGCCAACAGCGACTTCGCCTCCGGGTGGTCGCTGCGCTGGACGCAGAGCTACCACCCTGCCTACGAACTGCGCATCGACACACCGGGCATGACCACGGTCGACAACTACGGCCGCGTCAGCGATTTCCGCACCGGCGAGGTCAGCTCCAGCTGGACCGACCAGTACGGCACCTGGACCCGCAGGGCCTTCGTCTCCCGCGCCGACAACGTGATCGTCCACGAGCTGATACCCGCCCCCGGCCGTACCGTCGACACCACCCTGAGCGTCAACACCGCGCTCGACGGGGTGCCCACCAGCGTCGGCTTCACCACCCGCGCCACCATGAGCAACGGCTCCGGCTACCTGAACCTGCGCGGCACCTACCCGTCCAACCGGGGCGCCTTCGGCTACGAGGGCGTCACCCGGGTCGTGGCCTCCGGCTCCAACGCCTCCGTCAGCGTCAGCGGCTCCACCATCGTGGTGGCCAGGGCGACCAGGGTGATCCTGCTGACCAAGCTGGACCGCTACGAGTCCTCGACCGCGTGGAACTCCGAGCCGCTGCACGCCCAGTTGGCAGCGCTGGGCACCGACTACGCGACGCTGCGCTCCGCGCACACCGCTCTCCACACCGAGCTGTACGACCGCTCCCGCCTCGACCTCAACCTGTCCGACGCCGACCGCAAGCTCTCCGTCAGCGAGCTGATAGCCCGTCAGAACGCGGACCGGAGCGTCATCGACCTCGCGTTGCTGGAGCGGCTCTACGACTCCGGCCGCTATCTCTTCATCAGCTCCAGCGGCGTCCTGCCGCCCCGGCTCACCGGCATCTGGACGGGCGCCTGGAACGGTGCCTGGGCCGACGACTTCACCACCGACGCCAACGTCAACCTCCAGGTCGCGGGCGGCAACATCCTCGACACCACCGACGTCATGGAGGGCCACTTCAACCTGATCCTGGACCAGCTCGACGACTGGCGCACCAACGCCACCAACCTCTACGGCGCCCGCGGCTTCCTCGCCCCGTCCCGCACCGACGGCGAGTACGGCCACATGCTCCACTTCAACAACGGCTCGTTCCCGGGCCACTGCTGGACCGGCGGTGCGGACTGGCTGCTCTATCCGCTGCTCGAGTACTACGAGGTCACCGGCGACCAGGCCTTCCTGCGCGACAGGCTCGGCCCCGCCCTGATGGAACTGGCCCTGTTCTACGAAGACTTCCTCACCCGCACCGACTCGAACGGCAAGACGGTCTTCGTGCCGTCCTTCTCCATGGAGAACTCACCCGGCAACACCGGCGTGTGCCTGTCGATCAACGCCACCGGCGACATCATGGCCGGCAAGCACGCGCTTCAGGCCGCCATCGACGCCGCGGGCGCCCTCGGCGTCGAACAGGGCAGCGGCCAGGGAGTCGCCCGCTGGACCGCCCTCCTGGCCAAGCTCCCCGACTACCGGGTCAACAGCGACGGTGCGCTGGCCGAATGGTCATGGCCCACCCTGACCGACCGCTACAACCACCGCCACATCCAGCACCTGTACGGCGCCTGGCCGCTGCACGAGATCAACCCGGAGGAGGAGCCCTCGCTCGTCCGCCCGGCGCTCAAGGCCCTGGAGAAGCGCGGCGACCAGAACATCTCCGCCCACGGCAGCCTCCACCGCGCCCTGGCCGGCGCCCGGCTGAAGGACGGCGGCAAGGTCTACAGCAACCTGAAGAAGATCATCGGCAACAACATGATCTTCAAGTCGCTGATGACCTCCCACAACCCGAACCTCGACATCTACAACGCCGACGCCGCCAACGCCCTCCCCGGCGTACTCGCCGAGGCCCTGATCTACTCCCGCCCCGGCGTCCTGGAGATCCTGCCGGCCCTGCCCGACCAGTTGGTCAAGGGCTCCCTCACCGGCGTACGGGCGCGCGGCCGCATCCGGATCCACACCTTCAGCTGGGACCTGTCCGCCCGCACCGCCACCCTGTCCGTCACCTCCGCCGTCAACCAGGACGTCACCCTCATCAGCCGCCGCGGCATGACGTCGGTGAACACGTCGGCCACCGTGGCCTCCTCTTTGCTGGGCACCCACGCGCGCAAGGTCTCGCTGGTTGCCGGACAGCGCACGGACATCACCGTTTCCCTGCTCAGCGGGTGGTTCCGGCTGGTCAACCGGCGCAGTGGCAAGGTCCTGGACGTCGCCGGCGCCAGCACCGCGGACGGCGGGAAGATCGTCCAGTACACCTCGTCCGATGCCCTCAACCAGCAGTGGCGGTTCCTGCCCGACGCCGACGGCTCCTTCCGCCTCGCCGCCCGCCACAGCGGCAAGGTCCTCGACAGCCCCGGCGGCTCCGCCCAGGGGGCCCAGCTCATCCAGTGGCACGACACGGGCGCCGACAACCAGTGGTGGAAGCTCGTCGACGCGGGCGGCGGCTACTGCCGTCTCGTCGACCTCCGCACCGGCTGGTGCGCGGACGTCGAAGGCGGCTCCACGGCCGACAACGCCCGCGTCATCCAGTGGCCCACCGGTACCGGCACCAACCAGCAGTGGCAGCTCGACCCCCTGTGA
- a CDS encoding intradiol ring-cleavage dioxygenase, which yields MSLSSTPDVSPEQTAREEDLIARVQRSFDSCRDPRLKELMQAVVKHLHAFLRDVRLTEEEWSKGIEFLTAVGRLTDDKRQEFILLSDTLGASMQTIAINNEAYGDATEATVFGPFFVEGSPRIEPGGDMAFGAAGEPCWVEGTVRDADGTPIAGAKIEVWEADEDGFYDVQYGDDRVAARAHLFTEADGSYRFWGVTPTPYPIPHDGPVGRMLEATGRSPMRASHLHFMVEAPGCRTLVTHIFVRGDELLGSDTVFGVKESLVKDFDRRPAGTPTPDGRVVDGTWTQVRFDIVLAPADGRG from the coding sequence ATGAGCCTCTCGTCCACCCCTGACGTCTCCCCGGAACAGACGGCCCGCGAGGAAGACCTGATCGCGCGCGTACAGCGCTCCTTCGACTCCTGCCGGGACCCCCGCCTGAAGGAACTGATGCAGGCTGTCGTCAAGCACCTCCACGCCTTCCTGCGCGACGTCCGCCTCACCGAGGAGGAGTGGAGCAAGGGCATCGAGTTCCTCACCGCCGTCGGCCGTCTGACCGACGACAAGCGCCAGGAGTTCATCCTGCTCTCCGACACGCTCGGGGCGTCTATGCAGACGATTGCCATCAACAACGAGGCCTACGGCGACGCCACCGAGGCCACCGTCTTCGGCCCCTTCTTCGTCGAGGGGTCCCCGAGGATCGAGCCGGGCGGGGACATGGCCTTCGGGGCCGCCGGCGAGCCTTGCTGGGTCGAGGGAACCGTCCGCGACGCCGACGGGACCCCGATCGCCGGGGCGAAGATCGAGGTGTGGGAGGCGGACGAGGACGGGTTCTACGACGTCCAGTACGGCGACGACCGGGTGGCCGCCCGAGCCCACCTGTTCACGGAGGCCGACGGCAGCTACCGCTTCTGGGGCGTCACACCGACGCCGTACCCGATCCCGCACGACGGCCCCGTGGGCAGGATGCTGGAGGCGACCGGCCGCTCACCGATGCGGGCTTCGCACCTGCACTTCATGGTCGAGGCACCCGGGTGCCGAACCCTGGTTACGCACATCTTCGTCCGGGGCGACGAACTGCTCGGCTCCGACACGGTCTTCGGCGTCAAGGAGTCTCTGGTCAAGGACTTCGACCGGCGTCCGGCGGGCACGCCGACCCCCGACGGGCGGGTAGTCGACGGCACCTGGACACAGGTCCGCTTCGACATCGTCCTCGCCCCCGCCGACGGCCGGGGATGA